Proteins from a genomic interval of Pithys albifrons albifrons isolate INPA30051 chromosome 15, PitAlb_v1, whole genome shotgun sequence:
- the PCDH1 gene encoding protocadherin-1 isoform X7 produces the protein MITAHTRVCTYAHCLCWCKDVLCFCSASCLLHPQPGGRGLALLFPSSWRHKSPVAAHSTGVAHSAWPQPAPLQRRMNPLASCLGLWLLFQLPALVSGTRVVYKVPEEQPPNTLIGSLASDYGFPDVGHLYKLEVGAPYLRVDGKTGDIYTTETSIDRESLRECQYLLPGEPCFLEFEVSITDLILNSSPRLLEGQIEVLDINDNTPNFASPVLTLSIPENTNIGTLFPIPLAMDRDSGPNGVASYELTAGPEAQELFGLQVAEDQDEKQPQLIVMGNLDREQWDSYDLTIKVQDGGNPPRASSALLRITILDMNDNAPKFEKALYEAELSENSPVGHSVLQVKANDSDQGANAEIDYSFHQASDMVRRLLRLDRATGLITVQGPIDREDVSTLKFSVMAKDKGANPKSARTQVVVTIKDMNDNAPSIEIRGIGLVTHQDGMANISEDVPVETAVALVQVSDRDEGENAVVTCVVAGDVPFQLRQASETGSDSKKKYFLQTTTPLDYESVKEYTIEIVAVDSGNPPLSSTNSLKVQVVDVNDNAPVFSQSFTEVAFPENNEPDDLVMEVSATDADSGSNAKLVYSLVTDPASKGSFTIDPDSGEIRVKAVLDREQRERYEFLVVAADKGTPSLKGTASVAINVMDRNDNDPKFMLSGYNFSVMENMPPLSPVGMVTVIDADKGENARIQLSVEQDNGDFVIQNGTGTILSSISFDREQQSTYTFRLKAVDGGDPPRSAYVGVTINVLDENDNAPFITSPSNATYKHILPHTSPGQQVSKVKAEDIDSGVNAELIYSITGGNPFELFQISPQSGDITLEKEILRKHHGLHRLVVRVNDKGKPSRHGTALVHFYVNETLANRTLLDTLVGHSLDTPLDIDIAGDPEYERSKQRSNILFGVIAGIVAVTLVIVLVVLVRYCRQREAKSGYQAGKKETKDLYAPKQASKSGKSKNKVKKSKSPKPPKPTEDEEETGLQKSLKFNLMNDSVSDSPRIHLPLNYPPGSPDLGRHYRSNSPLPSIQLQPQSPSASKKHQVVQDLPATNTFVGTGDNNSTGSEQYSDYSYRTNPQKYTNKQLPHRRVTFSAASQAQDLQDPSQHSYYDSGLEESETPSSKSSSGPRIGPLALPEDHYERTTPDGSIGEMEHPENESPERSRL, from the exons ATGATCACagcacacacacgtgtgtgtacGTATGCTCATTGCCTGTGTTGGTGCAAAGATGTGTTGTGTTTCTGCTCAGCTTCTTGCCTCCTCCATCCTCAGCCTGGTGGAAGAGGTCTtgctctcctcttcccttcctcctggaGACATAAATCCCCAGTAGCTGCACACAGCACTGGTGTGGCCCATTCTGCATGGCCTCAGCCAG ctcctctgcagcGCAGGATGAACCCACTGGCATCCTGCCTGGGCTTGTGGCTCCtcttccagctccctgccctggtctCTGGGACACGTGTGGTCTACAAAGTGCCAGAGGAACAACCGCCCAACACCCTCATAGGGAGCCTGGCCTCTGACTATGGCTTCCCGGACGTGGGGCACCTCTACAAGCTGGAAGTGGGGGCCCCGTACCTACGTGTGGATGGCAAGACTGGGGACATCTACACCACAGAGACCTCCATCGACCGGGAGAGCTTGCGTGAGTGCCAGTACCTTCTGCCTGGAGAGCCCTGCTTCCTGGAGTTCGAAGTGTCCATCACTGACCTGATCTTGAACAGCAGCCCACGCCTGCTTGAGGGGCAGATAGAGGTGCTTGATATCAATGACAACACCCCCAATTTTGCCTCACCTGTTCTGaccctctccatccctgaaaACACCAACATTGGGACGCTCTTCCCCATCCCGCTGGCCATGGACCGGGACTCAGGCCCCAATGGCGTTGCCTCCTATGAGCTGACCGCTGGTCCAGAGGCACAGGAGCTCTTTGGGTTGCAGGTGGCTGAGGATCAGGATgagaagcagccacagctgaTTGTCATGGGGAACCTGGACCGGGAGCAGTGGGACTCCTATGATCTGACCATCAAGGTGCAGGATGGGGGCAACCCGCCACGcgccagcagtgccctgcttCGCATCACCATCCTGGACATGAATGACAATGCACCCAAGTTTGAGAAGGCTCTGTACGAGGCAGAGCTCTCTGAAAACAGCCCCGTGGGGCACTCTGTCCTCCAG GTGAAAGCCAATGACTCAGACCAGGGCGCCAACGCCGAAATTGACTACTCCTTCCACCAAGCCTCGGACATGGTGCGGCGGCTGCTGCGCCTGGACCGCGCCACGGGGCTCATCACCGTGCAGGGGCCCATTGACCGCGAGGACGTCAGCACCCTCAAGTTTTCCGTCATGGCCAAGGACAAAGGTGCCAACCCCAAGAGCGCCCGCACCCAGGTGGTGGTCACCATCAAGGACATGAATGACAACGCACCCTCCATAGAGATACGAGGCATAGGGCTGGTCACCCACCAGGATGGCATGGCAAATATCTCGGAGGACGTGCCAGTAGAGACAGCAGTGGCTCTGGTGCAGGTGTCCGACCGAGATGAGGGTGAAAATGCTGTGGTGACCTGTGTGGTGGCTGGTGACGTCCCGTTCCAGCTGCGGCAGGCTAGTGAGACAGGGAGTGACAGCAAGAAGAAGTACTTCCTACAGACCACCACGCCGCTGGACTACGAGTCAGTGAAGGAGTACACTATTGAGATTGTGGCAGTGGACTCGGGGAACCCGCCCCTCTCCAGTACCAACTCTTTGAAGGTGCAGGTGGTGGACGTGAATGACAATGCACCTGTCTTCAGCCAGAGTTTCACCGAGGTGGCCTTCCCTGAGAACAACGAGCCCGACGACCTGGTGATGGAGGTGAGTGCCACCGATGCTGACAGTGGCTCCAATGCCAAGCTGGTTTATTCCCTGGTGACAGACCCCGCTTCCAAGGGCTCCTTCACCATTGACCCCGACTCTGGGGAGATCCGGGTGAAGGCAGTGCTGGACCGAGAGCAGCGGGAACGCTACGAGTTcctggtggtggcagcagataagggcacccccagcctgaAGGGCACAGCGTCTGTGGCCATCAACGTCATGGACAGGAATGACAATGACCCCAAGTTCATGCTGAGCGGCTACAACTTCTCGGTGATGGAGAACATGCCacccctcagccctgtgggcaTGGTGACGGTGATCGATGCtgacaaaggagaaaatgcCCGTATCCAGTTGTCGGTGGAGCAAGACAATGGAGATTTTGTCATCCAAAATGGCACTGGCACCATCCTCTCCAGCATCTCTTTTGACcgggagcagcagagcacatATACTTTCCGACTCAAGGCGGTGGATGGTGGGGATCCTCCCAGGTCTGCCTATGTGGGAGTGACTATCAACGTCTTGGATGAGAATGATAATGCCCCCTTCATCACTTCACCCTCCAATGCCACCTACAAACACATCCTGCCCCACACCAGCCCTGGCCAGCAGGTGAGCAAGGTCAAGGCAGAGGACATTGACTCCGGCGTCAACGCAGAGCTGATCTACAGCATCACAGGAGGCAACCCCTTCGAGCTCTTCCAGATCTCCCCCCAGAGCGGAGACATCACCCTGGAGAAGGAGATCCTGCGCAAGCACCATGGCCTGCACCGCTTGGTAGTGCGTGTCAATGACAAGGGCAAGCCCTCGCGGCATGGCACGGCGCTGGTGCACTTCTACGTCAATGAGACCTTGGCCAACCGCACGCTGCTGGACACGCTGgtggggcacagcctggacaCCCCACTCGACATAGACATTGCTGGGGACCCCGAATACGAGCGCAGCAAGCAGCGAAGCAACATCCTCTTCGGAGTTATCGCCGGCATCGTGGCCGTCACTCTGGTCATTGTGCTGGTTGTCCTGGTGCGCTACTGCCGGCAGCGGGAGGCCAAGAGTGGCTACCAGGCCGGCAAGAAGGAGACCAAGGACCTGTATGCACCCAAGCAGGCCAGCAAGAGTGGGAAGAGCAAGAACAAGGTGAAGAAGAGCAAGTCTCCAAAGCCACCCAAGCCCacagaggatgaggaggagacAGGACTGCAGAAATCGCTCAAGTTCAACCTCATGAATGACTCTGTCAGCGACAGCCCCCGAATCCACCTGCCCCTCAACTACCCACCAGGCAGCCCAGACCTGGGTCGCCACTACCGCTCCAACTCACCGCTGCCCTCCATCCAGCTGCAGCCTCAGTCACCCTCTGCCTCCAAGAAGCACCAAGTGGTGCAGGACCTGCCGGCCACCAACACCTTTGTTGGCACCGGGGACAACAACTCGACGGGCTCCGAGCAGTACTCGGACTACAGCTACCGCACCAATCCCCAGAAATACACCAACAAGCAG